Proteins from one Fervidicoccaceae archaeon genomic window:
- a CDS encoding pyridoxal phosphate-dependent aminotransferase, with amino-acid sequence MRNTSRGKIEDLLFGMMRENLRAFCLERWQSLHENFARTNMSESGVFPLRLNELESFGLNLEELMNMEIGYGWTRGSPELRERIAELYKGEVSREEVLVTAGSAEANLVAAMSTVKLGETAVVDLPNYMQIPGLIEFLGGKKLELRRSPPSWAFPIERAINIIEERRPKAAFICNPNNPTATVIPEKDIAELGDAARRAGTILIFDEVYWGSELSGERPSALEILGKDSAVSVSGLSKVYGLPGLRIGWLSGKKEIVERAWSAKDYVSIAPSILSDKIASHILGGESIERLRSRAKEIVRKNLREFLSRASGDLLSPLQPQAGAFIWASVPWEENTLSLALDLFENWKILVNPGECFESPGYLRIGLGQEPKSFSGAMDELVGALSKEREKRVNIEKMNR; translated from the coding sequence TTGAGAAATACAAGCAGGGGGAAAATAGAGGATCTTCTGTTTGGAATGATGAGGGAAAATTTGAGGGCTTTCTGCCTAGAGAGGTGGCAGAGCCTCCACGAGAATTTTGCTAGGACAAACATGAGTGAGAGCGGGGTTTTTCCTCTCAGGCTAAATGAGCTCGAGAGTTTTGGATTGAATCTTGAAGAGCTCATGAATATGGAAATTGGTTATGGCTGGACAAGGGGATCCCCTGAGCTAAGAGAGAGAATAGCAGAGCTATACAAGGGCGAGGTGAGCAGAGAGGAAGTTCTAGTTACAGCAGGTTCCGCAGAGGCAAATCTAGTTGCAGCAATGAGCACGGTTAAATTGGGAGAAACAGCTGTGGTTGATTTGCCGAATTACATGCAGATCCCTGGTCTAATAGAGTTTCTGGGAGGGAAAAAACTGGAGCTCAGACGCTCTCCTCCTTCCTGGGCTTTTCCCATTGAGAGAGCAATAAACATTATAGAGGAGAGGAGGCCAAAGGCTGCGTTCATTTGTAATCCAAACAACCCAACTGCAACTGTTATTCCAGAAAAGGACATCGCGGAGCTGGGCGATGCTGCAAGAAGAGCAGGAACCATATTGATATTTGATGAAGTTTATTGGGGTTCCGAGCTGAGCGGAGAGAGGCCAAGCGCTCTTGAAATACTTGGCAAGGATTCTGCTGTTTCCGTTTCTGGGCTCTCAAAGGTCTATGGTCTTCCCGGTCTGAGGATAGGATGGCTCTCTGGGAAAAAAGAAATTGTTGAGAGGGCGTGGTCAGCCAAGGACTATGTAAGTATAGCTCCCTCCATTCTCAGCGATAAAATAGCATCGCATATTTTAGGAGGAGAGAGCATTGAGAGGCTAAGAAGCAGGGCAAAGGAGATTGTTCGGAAGAATCTCCGGGAGTTTCTCTCGAGAGCTTCTGGGGATCTTCTCTCTCCTCTTCAACCGCAGGCAGGAGCATTTATCTGGGCATCTGTTCCATGGGAAGAGAACACCCTCTCTCTTGCCCTGGATCTCTTTGAGAACTGGAAAATCCTGGTTAATCCTGGAGAGTGCTTTGAGAGCCCAGGATATTTGAGAATTGGCCTGGGACAAGAGCCCAAGAGCTTCTCTGGAGCAATGGATGAGCTCGTAGGAGCACTCTCAAAGGAAAGGGAGAAACGTGTTAATATTGAAAAGATGAACAGATAG
- the deoC gene encoding deoxyribose-phosphate aldolase, translated as MIFSLDRLPRTQEELARRIDHTVLRPEEGMQAIMRAADETEKLGFRALVIPPWAVREVHEISRAKIATVISFPLGHDPAEIKKAQIERAANDGALEVDVVINIMAALSGRLELVRGEIQELTSFSHALGLGIKFILETGLLTPDLISTISSYVSEAGGDYVKTSTGFGPRGASIEDIIIIRRSVGDKQGIKASGGIRTGMQAALLIAYGADIIGASSSVKIVREYPQALSQIQG; from the coding sequence TTGATCTTCAGCCTAGATAGGCTTCCAAGGACACAGGAAGAGCTCGCGAGGAGAATAGATCACACTGTGCTGAGACCTGAAGAAGGGATGCAGGCAATAATGAGGGCTGCAGATGAGACTGAGAAGCTTGGCTTTAGAGCCCTAGTGATACCTCCCTGGGCAGTCAGAGAAGTACATGAGATCAGCAGAGCAAAGATAGCTACGGTAATCAGCTTTCCGCTTGGGCACGATCCTGCTGAAATAAAGAAAGCACAGATCGAGAGAGCAGCGAATGATGGGGCTCTGGAGGTTGATGTTGTAATAAACATAATGGCAGCTCTGTCAGGAAGGTTGGAGCTTGTTAGAGGGGAGATCCAGGAGCTCACATCCTTTTCCCATGCTTTGGGTTTGGGCATAAAGTTCATACTTGAAACTGGACTGCTGACCCCAGATCTAATTTCAACAATTTCCAGCTATGTTTCTGAAGCTGGAGGAGACTACGTGAAAACTTCAACGGGATTCGGTCCTAGAGGAGCAAGCATTGAGGATATAATTATCATAAGGAGGTCGGTTGGAGATAAGCAGGGAATAAAGGCCTCAGGAGGCATAAGAACTGGGATGCAGGCAGCACTGCTCATAGCTTATGGAGCTGATATAATTGGAGCAAGCAGCAGTGTGAAGATTGTGAGGGAGTATCCGCAGGCTCTATCCCAGATCCAAGGTTAG
- the sufB gene encoding Fe-S cluster assembly protein SufB: MKAENRESVLGKLSLGGEVQLPEGFRSSYVVKGRLERSLIEEISRAKKEPEWMLRLRLKALEAYEKLPFPNWIRGVEELDIDELAHYIKPEAGLARSWEDIPQEIRRVYEGLNLPEAEKRALAGISFQFESETVYLGIKKLLEERKVVMVPMEEALNRYPDMVKEYFSRVFPFAEHKFAALHAALWSGGVFVYVPRGIRIPQPIEAFFFMASALEGQFEHTLLIADEGSEIQFIEGCSAPMYKSYSFHDGMVEIYAHRNSRVKFVTLQNWSGNVINFNNKRAIAESNSSVEWLEGSVGSKVTYVYPSTILKGDGAKTSIYTVTISNGKKLKDTGAKVIALGKNAGAKIVSKSISANGGTNVYRGLVRINRGSENTVVTSSCDSLILDRKSRAYTYPHNQIEEDTASVSHEARTGRISEEQLFYMRSRGLSEGEAKSLMVLGFLEDVLVDVPFEMASVLNTVIQLEFSKLGGTG, translated from the coding sequence TTGAAAGCTGAGAACAGAGAAAGTGTTCTGGGAAAGCTCTCTCTAGGAGGAGAGGTCCAGCTCCCAGAGGGCTTCAGGAGCTCCTATGTAGTTAAGGGAAGGTTGGAGAGATCTCTGATTGAGGAAATAAGCAGAGCGAAGAAGGAGCCCGAATGGATGCTCAGGCTCAGATTAAAGGCGCTGGAAGCATATGAGAAGCTGCCATTTCCAAATTGGATTAGAGGAGTTGAGGAGCTCGATATAGATGAGCTAGCTCACTATATAAAGCCTGAAGCAGGTCTTGCTAGGAGCTGGGAGGATATACCTCAGGAGATAAGGAGGGTCTATGAGGGTCTGAACCTCCCTGAGGCTGAAAAGAGGGCCTTGGCTGGAATAAGCTTTCAATTTGAGAGTGAGACCGTTTATTTGGGAATAAAGAAGCTGCTGGAGGAAAGGAAAGTAGTTATGGTTCCAATGGAGGAGGCCCTCAATAGATATCCCGACATGGTCAAAGAGTACTTCAGTAGGGTTTTTCCCTTTGCTGAGCATAAATTCGCAGCTCTCCACGCAGCTCTATGGAGCGGCGGAGTTTTTGTTTATGTTCCAAGAGGCATAAGGATTCCTCAGCCAATAGAGGCCTTCTTCTTCATGGCAAGCGCGCTGGAGGGACAGTTCGAGCACACGCTCCTCATAGCGGATGAGGGGAGTGAAATTCAATTTATAGAGGGCTGCTCTGCCCCAATGTACAAGAGCTATAGCTTCCATGATGGCATGGTTGAAATTTATGCTCATAGAAACAGCAGGGTAAAGTTCGTGACGCTCCAAAATTGGAGCGGCAATGTGATAAACTTCAACAATAAGAGGGCTATAGCTGAGAGCAATTCCTCGGTTGAGTGGCTTGAGGGGAGCGTTGGGAGCAAGGTAACATATGTTTACCCCAGCACAATATTGAAGGGAGATGGGGCGAAGACTTCCATCTACACTGTAACAATATCCAATGGAAAGAAGTTGAAGGATACTGGAGCGAAGGTAATAGCTCTGGGCAAGAATGCAGGTGCCAAAATCGTAAGCAAAAGCATAAGTGCCAATGGCGGAACAAATGTGTACAGGGGATTGGTGAGGATAAACAGAGGATCGGAAAACACCGTAGTGACAAGCAGCTGTGACAGCCTCATTCTAGATAGAAAAAGCAGGGCATATACATATCCGCACAACCAAATAGAGGAGGACACCGCCTCTGTTAGCCATGAGGCGAGGACAGGCAGGATAAGCGAGGAGCAGCTCTTCTACATGCGCTCTAGAGGATTGAGTGAGGGAGAGGCAAAGAGCCTGATGGTGCTAGGATTTTTGGAGGATGTTCTTGTTGATGTTCCGTTCGAGATGGCATCCGTGCTGAATACAGTTATACAGCTGGAGTTCTCTAAACTTGGGGGGACGGGATGA
- a CDS encoding SufD family Fe-S cluster assembly protein, producing the protein MMRREAVLANIKSIPYQSMHDSPTMKYYTSWKLLEESLDEPRGKAEPLIRNVIPGSSSIELLPDGGFTGEGEEIRPSPLLFNENEGRIMAAHFLLLNGALLLKIAEKEEKRLMILDIAPQAGSSHHHVRLEMEPGSKGEVVIASSARSSNGAPMLSFEVLMRDSELRLWKLSRYDDGGLPVSWIRVHASGRSKIDLRSVAIGGKSNLSSDEVILQGSGESASIRSFLLARNGEKVDYITNVINDSPEGKAEVKVRGFNFGGSVVHRGRLKVAEEAVMSENVLSSIVYKISDGARSYSIPSLEVENSEVLSASHETSVSPIPEGVLFYLRSRGLSEKEAIELLVRSSALGVLEELNAEGIITGLL; encoded by the coding sequence ATGATGAGAAGGGAGGCAGTTCTAGCAAATATAAAGAGCATACCATATCAGAGCATGCATGACAGCCCAACAATGAAGTACTATACTAGCTGGAAGCTTCTTGAGGAAAGCCTGGATGAGCCCAGAGGAAAGGCTGAGCCTTTAATTAGAAATGTTATTCCTGGATCAAGCTCAATTGAGCTCCTTCCAGATGGAGGCTTCACTGGAGAGGGGGAAGAGATTCGTCCTTCTCCTCTCCTCTTCAATGAGAACGAGGGCAGAATTATGGCGGCACACTTTCTTCTATTGAATGGAGCGCTGCTTTTGAAGATTGCCGAAAAGGAGGAGAAAAGATTGATGATATTGGATATTGCTCCTCAAGCTGGAAGCTCACACCACCATGTAAGGCTTGAAATGGAGCCTGGCTCGAAGGGTGAGGTTGTTATTGCCTCTTCTGCCAGGTCCTCAAATGGAGCTCCAATGCTGAGCTTTGAAGTTCTGATGAGAGATTCCGAGCTCCGTCTTTGGAAGCTAAGCAGGTATGATGATGGGGGTCTTCCAGTATCCTGGATAAGGGTGCATGCTTCTGGCAGGAGCAAGATAGATTTGAGAAGTGTTGCCATTGGGGGAAAATCCAACCTCTCATCGGATGAGGTTATACTGCAAGGAAGTGGAGAGAGCGCTAGCATTCGCTCTTTCCTCCTTGCCAGGAACGGTGAGAAGGTCGATTATATAACAAATGTAATAAATGACTCTCCTGAAGGGAAGGCTGAGGTTAAGGTAAGGGGATTCAATTTTGGAGGAAGCGTTGTTCATAGAGGAAGGTTGAAGGTTGCTGAGGAAGCTGTGATGAGCGAGAATGTGCTGAGCAGCATAGTGTATAAAATAAGCGATGGAGCGAGAAGCTATTCGATCCCCTCTCTGGAAGTTGAGAACAGCGAGGTTCTAAGTGCCTCGCATGAGACATCAGTCTCCCCAATTCCTGAGGGTGTTCTCTTCTATTTGCGGTCAAGGGGGCTGAGCGAGAAGGAGGCAATAGAGCTTCTTGTGAGGAGCTCAGCTCTGGGCGTTCTCGAGGAGCTGAATGCTGAAGGAATAATTACTGGACTGCTATAG
- the sufC gene encoding Fe-S cluster assembly ATPase SufC: protein MVLLAEDVEAEAGGKLVLRGVSIELREGEILALMGPNGSGKTTFASAIAGSPSVVLRKGRIVLDNEEITAYPPEDRMLRGLLLLFQNPPEIPGVKLSTLLLASYNKSRGTSKDLLKVSDASFFSRMREAAARVGLKEEVLYREINVGFSGGERKRAELLQAMVLNAKYIVMDEPDSGLDVDGLRVVGEFIERMRKEGKGVLLITHYTRLFSMVRPDRIAVMVGGRIIAEGKMELAEKIDAKGYSGLAKELGVRGIES from the coding sequence ATGGTGCTGCTTGCTGAGGATGTGGAGGCAGAAGCTGGGGGGAAGCTTGTACTGAGGGGGGTAAGTATTGAGCTTCGGGAAGGAGAGATCCTAGCTCTAATGGGACCAAACGGATCAGGAAAAACAACCTTTGCCAGTGCTATTGCAGGAAGCCCTTCGGTTGTCTTGAGGAAGGGAAGAATAGTGCTGGACAACGAGGAAATAACAGCATATCCTCCCGAGGATAGAATGCTCAGAGGTCTTCTTCTCCTCTTTCAAAATCCACCTGAAATCCCTGGAGTTAAGCTGAGCACCCTTCTCCTAGCATCGTACAACAAGTCAAGGGGAACGTCGAAGGATCTCCTGAAGGTATCTGACGCTTCCTTCTTTTCAAGGATGAGAGAAGCTGCAGCTAGAGTTGGTTTAAAGGAGGAGGTTCTCTATAGGGAGATAAATGTTGGATTCAGTGGGGGAGAGAGGAAGAGGGCGGAGCTCCTTCAGGCTATGGTGCTCAATGCCAAGTACATTGTGATGGATGAGCCAGACAGCGGACTAGATGTGGATGGTCTGAGAGTTGTGGGAGAGTTCATCGAGAGGATGAGAAAAGAGGGGAAGGGCGTTCTTCTGATCACTCACTACACCAGGCTATTCTCAATGGTTAGGCCTGATAGGATAGCTGTTATGGTTGGAGGCAGAATTATAGCTGAGGGGAAGATGGAGTTGGCTGAGAAAATTGATGCCAAGGGCTATTCGGGCCTGGCAAAGGAGTTGGGGGTCAGGGGAATTGAAAGCTGA
- the tpiA gene encoding triose-phosphate isomerase: MAEERILVINYKSFPTSYGEKGLAIAKQAEKASKSTGVRTILAVPFTEIRSIAERVELEVVAQHIDPIAESAATGRITAKMISSAGGKGSLINHSERRMLLSEIEDAVDMLRNAGLISIACASTPRTAAAISVLSPDMVAVEPPELIGTGISVSRAKPEVITASVELIRKAGSSRIPILVGAGVSFKDDARRAVELGAAGVLVASAVMNAPDPGKKILELSEGLLEKT; the protein is encoded by the coding sequence TTGGCAGAGGAGAGGATCCTCGTAATAAACTACAAATCATTCCCCACCAGCTATGGAGAAAAGGGACTGGCTATTGCTAAGCAGGCTGAAAAAGCTTCGAAAAGCACAGGCGTCAGAACGATTCTTGCTGTGCCATTCACAGAGATTAGGTCAATAGCAGAAAGAGTTGAGCTGGAAGTAGTAGCGCAGCACATTGATCCTATAGCAGAAAGCGCGGCCACTGGACGCATTACAGCTAAGATGATATCATCTGCAGGAGGGAAGGGATCCCTGATAAATCACAGCGAAAGAAGGATGCTCCTCTCGGAGATAGAAGATGCAGTGGATATGCTGAGGAATGCTGGCTTAATTTCAATAGCATGCGCTTCTACACCAAGAACAGCAGCAGCCATTTCCGTTCTATCTCCAGATATGGTTGCTGTGGAGCCTCCTGAGCTCATTGGAACTGGCATAAGTGTTTCGAGGGCAAAGCCCGAGGTTATAACGGCATCAGTTGAGCTGATTAGGAAAGCGGGATCCAGCAGAATACCAATACTGGTTGGTGCAGGAGTCAGCTTCAAGGATGATGCAAGAAGAGCCGTAGAGCTTGGAGCAGCAGGAGTACTTGTAGCCAGCGCAGTCATGAATGCACCGGATCCTGGGAAAAAAATACTGGAGCTCTCCGAGGGACTCCTGGAAAAAACCTAG
- a CDS encoding glycosyltransferase yields MEKEALVAHHFWNEPGGAELTMASAAQALYELGIRTSILSPNNVDKRKYKEFFGIDLSSIPVLGPKLELKGFALYSRLLLFPLLLMHEKGDEIVLTDSPFYKKNGSKIIEYIHFPLEIYFSNTQRASELQEEMDPYIGEKYSKSFYYLYWKLFTKISPIFARRNPFESASLVLVNSRWTGNIVREVYGEKPTVLNPPIPPSMEIVERPRDFEEREKSVVMIGRYSEEKRYHWVIEEVLPRLLREDPEIRLYIIGSSSTPHSRAYVSRLMKLAGSMGIKISEKEECSESICLLLNAPSELKLKIMDRSRVFMHATVNEHWGIAVAEAMARGIPAVIHRSGGAWSDLAEDGRNALGYMDGDEAADAVLRLMNNEGEWRRLSRASVERVKELSYGKFRERLKEVTMAL; encoded by the coding sequence ATGGAGAAGGAGGCTCTAGTAGCTCATCACTTCTGGAATGAGCCAGGCGGTGCCGAACTGACTATGGCTTCCGCAGCACAAGCCCTCTATGAGCTCGGCATCCGCACCTCCATCCTCTCCCCAAACAATGTGGACAAGAGGAAGTACAAAGAGTTCTTTGGCATAGATCTCAGCAGCATACCAGTGCTCGGTCCTAAGCTGGAGCTCAAGGGATTTGCCTTATACTCAAGGCTCTTGCTTTTCCCCCTCCTGCTCATGCATGAAAAGGGAGATGAGATAGTTCTCACAGACTCTCCATTTTATAAGAAAAATGGAAGCAAGATTATTGAGTACATACACTTCCCACTGGAAATATACTTCAGCAACACACAGAGAGCTTCAGAGCTTCAGGAGGAAATGGATCCATATATTGGAGAAAAATATTCAAAGAGCTTCTACTACTTATACTGGAAACTCTTCACAAAGATATCTCCCATATTTGCCAGAAGGAACCCATTCGAATCAGCATCTTTGGTTCTCGTCAATTCGAGGTGGACTGGAAACATTGTGAGGGAGGTGTATGGGGAGAAGCCCACTGTATTGAACCCCCCAATCCCGCCATCGATGGAGATAGTTGAGAGGCCAAGGGACTTTGAGGAGAGGGAGAAGAGCGTGGTCATGATTGGGAGGTACAGCGAGGAGAAGAGGTATCACTGGGTCATAGAGGAGGTATTGCCGAGGCTCCTCAGGGAGGATCCTGAGATAAGGCTATACATAATTGGGTCCTCCTCCACCCCCCATTCCAGAGCATATGTGAGTAGGCTGATGAAGCTAGCTGGGAGCATGGGGATCAAGATCTCTGAAAAGGAAGAATGCAGTGAGAGCATATGCCTCTTGCTCAATGCTCCAAGCGAGCTCAAGCTTAAAATCATGGACAGATCCAGGGTATTCATGCATGCAACAGTAAACGAGCACTGGGGAATTGCTGTTGCAGAGGCAATGGCCAGGGGAATTCCAGCAGTGATTCACAGATCTGGAGGTGCATGGAGCGATCTGGCTGAGGATGGGAGAAATGCCCTTGGATATATGGATGGGGATGAGGCAGCAGATGCTGTTCTCAGGCTCATGAACAATGAGGGGGAGTGGAGAAGGCTTTCAAGGGCATCTGTGGAGAGGGTAAAGGAGCTAAGCTACGGGAAATTCAGAGAGAGGCTGAAGGAAGTGACAATGGCATTATGA
- a CDS encoding ARMT1-like domain-containing protein, with product MNRPRDCISCLVGSRINDLKEAGIMEEGYSALLNAISALLRKPRSEAFSLSFRIVSELSGNRDPYYEHKAKLNELAKELLERIKDIVDWNEAELLKLAAAANIFDTSVLGYSYDLKATKEQDLFEPPAIDDSRTINWKGIKKIAYVPDNSGEIIFDLFVASKLSSLGYEILLVLREDPYEIDATYSEVLRHLNGSIGAIRSKWNLPPLYKAHPSNDAWRAMLDSDIVISKGIANLEGYIDSGRWLENKAIFLLRAKCPVIARALGVPRKSPVILSERRAWEASNQILEK from the coding sequence ATGAATAGACCGAGAGATTGCATTTCATGCCTAGTAGGGAGCAGAATCAACGATCTTAAGGAAGCAGGGATCATGGAAGAAGGATATTCCGCTCTTTTAAATGCCATCTCTGCACTTTTGAGGAAGCCAAGAAGCGAGGCCTTCTCGCTGAGCTTCAGAATAGTTTCAGAGCTCTCCGGAAACCGCGATCCCTACTATGAGCACAAAGCAAAGCTGAATGAGCTGGCCAAGGAACTCCTTGAAAGAATTAAGGATATTGTGGATTGGAATGAAGCTGAGCTCCTCAAGCTAGCTGCAGCAGCAAACATATTCGATACAAGCGTTCTCGGATATAGCTACGATCTAAAAGCAACAAAAGAGCAGGATCTGTTTGAACCACCAGCAATAGACGACTCGAGAACAATAAACTGGAAAGGCATCAAGAAAATAGCATACGTGCCTGATAATTCCGGAGAGATAATCTTCGATCTATTTGTAGCAAGCAAGCTCTCCTCCCTCGGATATGAGATCCTCCTCGTGCTTAGGGAGGATCCCTACGAGATAGATGCTACATATTCAGAGGTGCTCAGGCATCTCAATGGAAGCATTGGTGCAATCCGATCCAAATGGAACTTACCGCCCCTATATAAAGCGCATCCAAGCAATGATGCATGGAGGGCAATGCTCGATTCGGACATCGTAATTTCAAAGGGCATAGCAAACCTTGAAGGCTACATAGATTCAGGAAGGTGGCTGGAGAATAAAGCCATATTTCTGCTTAGAGCGAAGTGCCCAGTAATAGCAAGAGCTCTGGGCGTTCCTAGAAAATCTCCAGTAATTCTATCTGAAAGGAGGGCCTGGGAAGCATCGAATCAAATACTCGAGAAATAA
- a CDS encoding class I SAM-dependent methyltransferase — protein sequence MESPREERTFRVFDERIEEYDEWFERQRIIYESELKLTESFPCSKPCIEIGVGTGRFAAPLGVETGIDPSTSALSLSAARGIEVVRGVAEHLPFRNESFRTAYLIVTLCFVNNPRKTLSEAARVLKHGGRLITCIVPLDSEWGQFYEKRKRAGESIFYANAVFYTREQVKSMLKEEKLNVVRAASVLRYSPGKKPAQEDPLEGEEGSFVCYESTKIS from the coding sequence TTGGAATCTCCAAGAGAGGAGAGAACATTCAGAGTCTTTGATGAGAGGATAGAGGAATACGATGAATGGTTTGAGAGGCAGAGGATAATATATGAAAGCGAGCTGAAGCTCACAGAGAGCTTTCCCTGCAGCAAGCCCTGCATCGAAATTGGCGTTGGAACTGGAAGATTCGCTGCCCCCTTGGGCGTTGAAACAGGCATAGATCCCTCCACTTCTGCACTTTCACTCTCAGCAGCCAGAGGAATTGAGGTGGTGAGGGGAGTAGCAGAGCACCTGCCCTTCAGAAACGAGTCCTTTCGAACAGCATATCTAATAGTAACTCTGTGCTTCGTAAACAATCCCAGAAAAACTCTAAGCGAAGCTGCTAGGGTGCTCAAGCACGGAGGAAGGCTCATAACCTGCATTGTTCCGCTCGACTCGGAATGGGGGCAGTTCTATGAGAAAAGGAAGAGGGCCGGAGAGAGCATCTTCTATGCAAATGCTGTTTTCTATACAAGGGAGCAGGTGAAATCAATGCTCAAAGAGGAAAAACTCAACGTTGTTAGGGCAGCCAGCGTTCTCCGCTACAGCCCAGGAAAGAAGCCAGCTCAGGAGGATCCCCTGGAAGGAGAAGAAGGATCTTTTGTGTGCTACGAATCAACAAAGATCTCATGA
- the fbp gene encoding fructose-1,6-bisphosphate aldolase/phosphatase, which produces MPGDRKVTVSVIKADVGGLAGHHVVHPDLLATATRVLGEGKARGVIEDFYVTNVGDDLELIMTHYGGVDNPDVHGLAWEAFKEATKVAQRLGLYGAGQDLLSDSFSGNVRGMGPGVAEMDFVERPSEPIVIFMADKTEPGAFNLPFYKIFADPFNTSGLVIDPKLHSGFKFEIWDLIEHKVYFLNAPEDIYDILALIGTTGRYTIKRIFRRSDGEIAAAVSSERLNLIAGKYVGKDDPVAIARAQSGFPALGEILEPFSFPHLVAGWMRGSHNGPLMPVSQRDARCTRFDGPPRIVALGFNIKDGKLIGPSDLFDDPAFDEARRLAQKIADYMRRHGPFMPHRLGPEEMEYTNLPQVLKKLEERKA; this is translated from the coding sequence CTGCCAGGAGATAGGAAGGTGACTGTGAGTGTTATAAAGGCAGATGTTGGTGGTCTCGCTGGCCACCATGTTGTTCATCCGGATCTGCTAGCTACTGCAACCAGGGTTCTTGGTGAGGGAAAGGCGAGAGGAGTAATAGAGGATTTCTATGTCACAAATGTCGGAGACGATCTTGAGCTAATAATGACTCACTATGGAGGTGTTGATAATCCAGATGTTCACGGACTTGCTTGGGAGGCCTTTAAGGAGGCAACAAAGGTTGCCCAGAGGCTGGGGCTCTATGGAGCGGGACAAGATCTCCTTTCAGATTCCTTCTCAGGGAATGTTAGAGGGATGGGGCCTGGAGTTGCTGAGATGGATTTCGTTGAGAGACCAAGCGAGCCCATCGTGATCTTCATGGCTGATAAGACTGAGCCTGGAGCTTTCAATCTGCCATTCTATAAGATCTTCGCTGATCCCTTCAATACCTCTGGGCTAGTCATAGATCCAAAGCTTCATTCTGGCTTCAAGTTCGAGATCTGGGATCTCATTGAGCACAAGGTGTACTTCTTAAATGCTCCAGAGGACATCTACGACATATTGGCACTCATAGGAACAACGGGTAGATATACAATAAAGAGAATTTTTAGGAGATCCGATGGAGAGATTGCCGCTGCTGTGAGCAGCGAGAGACTGAACCTAATTGCCGGAAAGTATGTGGGAAAGGATGATCCTGTTGCAATAGCAAGGGCGCAGAGCGGCTTTCCTGCTCTGGGCGAGATCCTTGAGCCCTTTTCCTTTCCACACCTCGTAGCAGGGTGGATGAGAGGGAGCCACAACGGTCCCCTAATGCCCGTATCTCAGAGGGATGCTAGATGTACCAGGTTCGACGGTCCTCCTAGAATTGTAGCACTGGGATTCAATATCAAGGATGGAAAGCTCATAGGGCCGAGCGATCTCTTCGATGATCCAGCATTCGATGAGGCTAGGAGGCTTGCCCAGAAGATTGCTGATTATATGAGGAGACATGGTCCCTTCATGCCCCATAGGCTGGGACCGGAGGAGATGGAGTACACAAACCTTCCTCAGGTCCTAAAGAAGCTTGAGGAGAGGAAGGCCTAG